The window ACGTCATCAGGAGCCGGGAGTAGGCGGCGGCTCGGGCCTTGAGGTCGGCCTGCTCGGGTGTGTAGCGGAATTCCATTTGCGGTCAGTCCTCCAGAGCACAGGGGGTGGTGGGTGGAGCGGTCAGCCCAGGACGGCCCGTGCGTCCAGGGCGAGGGCGCCGTCCGGGCGCACCAGCAGGGGGTTGACCTCCAGCTCGGCGATCTCCGGATGCGCCGCGGCGACGGTGGTGATCCGCTCGATGACGGCGGCCGCCGCGGCCACGTCGACGGCCGGCCGGCCGCGTACGCCGTCCAGCAGCGCCGCACTGCGCAGACCGCGCAGCAGGGCCTCGGCCCGCCGGGCCGGCACGGGCGCCAGCGCGAAGGCGACGTCGCGGAGCGTCTCGGTGAGGACACCGCCGAGCCCGACCAGGGCGACCGGCCCGAACCGGGGGTCCTGGTTCACGCCCACGATCAGTTCGATGCCGTCCGTGAGGTCGGCCATCGCCTCGACCGAGTAGGCGGGCGCACCGAGCCGGGCGTGCATCTCCCGGTACGCGGCCAGGAGCGCGTCCCGGTCGGCGAGGCGCAGCGCCACGCCGCCGGCGTCGGACTTGTGCAGGAGGTGCAGGGCCTTCAGTACGTACGGCCCGTCGAACTCCGCTGCCGCGGCGAGCAGTCCCGCCTCGTCCGTGATCTCGCGCGCCGCCGGGAACGGGACGCCGGCGGCGCCGAGCAGCGCCCGCACCCCGTGGTAGCCCGGATCCCGCAGCGGCTCGGCCGCGGCCGGCAGCGGCGGGACACCGCCGGTGCCGGCCGCAGCCCGGCCGGTCATCGCCGCCAGCGCGCGGGCGGCGTCCTCGGTGGCGGCGAACACCGGCACCCCTGCCTCGGCCAGCACCCGGCAGCTCGGCGACTGCGGATACATCGACTGCACGACCAGGGGCTTCGGTACGCCGGTCAGGTGCGCGACGATCTCCTTGGCGGCCGCGGTCTCGCCGTCGGCGAGTACGGACCCCCCCGACGGGCCGCCGCCCAGACCGCCCTCGGAGGCGGCGTACCCGCCGAAGTACCCGGTCATCAGGACGGCGTCGACCTCGTCCGCGGCGAGGAGCTCCCGGGCGGTGTCCGCGTACGAGAGGGGCCGCTGCTCACCCATGCCCGCCAGGTCGACGGGGTTGCCGACCGAGGACTGCTCCCACAGCACGCCGCGCAGCGCGTCCTGCGTCGGCGCGCCGAGTTCCGGTACGCCGAGCCCGGCGTCCTCGGCCGCGTCGGCGGCGATCGCGCCGTGGCCGCCGCCGTCGGTGAGGACCGCGGTGCGCCGGCCGCTCGTACGCGCTCCCGCACCCAGTGCGGCCAGGACGACGGTCATCTCCCGCGGCGTGCGGACCAGTTCGACCCCCGCGTCGCGGCAGGCGGCGGCCACCACGTCGGACGAGGTGGTGAGCGCCCCGGTGTGGGACTGGGCGCTGCGCGCGGAGGCGGCGCCCCGGCCGGCGGTGAGCAGCACCACCGGCTTGCCCGCGGCGGCGGCCGCCGCCGCGAAGGCGCGGCCGTCGCCGAAGTCCTCGGCGTACACGGCGATGGCGGAGGTGGCCTCGTGGCGGGCGCAGTCCTGGACGAGGTCGACGAGGGTGACGTCGGCCTGGTTGCCCAGGGAGACGAAGCGGGAGAAGCCCAGGCCGTGCGGCTCACCGCGGAGCTGGAGCTCGAGGGCGAGGTTGCCGCTCTGGCTGAGCAGGGCGACACCGCCGGGGGCGAAGCGGTCCGAAGCCAGGTACAGCTCGGTGGTGTTGTCGGCGATGCCCAGGCAGTTGGGTCCGACGAGGACGGCTCCGGCGGCCCGGACCCGCTCGGCGATCGCGCGCTGCCGGGCCAGGCCCGCGGGTCCGGCCTCGGCGAAGCCCGCGGTGATGGCGACGAGGGCCTTCGCCCCGCAGGCCAGGGCTTCGTCGACGGCCGCCTCGAAGCCGGCGCCGGGTACGGAGATCACCACCAGGTCGACGGGTTCGCCGAGGGCGGAGAGGGAGGGGGCGGCCGTCCGGCCGAGTACGGTGCCGCCGCGCCGGTTGACCAGGTGCACGGGTCGCCGGTCGGGGGCGCGCAGTGCCTGGGAGGCCACGGCGTGGCCGTACTTCGCCGGGTCGTCGCTGGCGCCGACGACGGCGACCGAGCGGGGGTCGAAGAGGGCGGTCAGGTCACGGGGCATGTCATCACCGGGTATGCCATCACGGGGCATGTCGTCGCTGGGCATGTCATCCCTCCACGCGGAGGGCGGAGTTGGGGCAGCTGTCGACGCAGGCGCGGGCGGCGTCCTCGGTGCCGGCCGGGACGGCGACGGCGATGACGTTCGCGTAGCCCCATTCGTCGAGTTCGACCAGATCGGGTGCGGGTTCCTGGCACAGTCCGTAGCCCTGGCAGCGGGTGGAGTCCAGCAGGAGTTTCACGGCGTTCCTTTCAGCGCGGGCAGCGGGATGGTGGTGGGGGAGGCGGCCGGTGGCGGCGCGGGCACGCGGGCCGGGCGCGGGCAGGCTCCGGCGACCTGCGGCACGGCCACCGTGAGGCGGTGGCGGCCGTCCGCGGGTGCGGCGTCCGCGCACACCGGGCACGGAGCGGCGAGATGGGAGCGGACGAGCCCGGGGAAGGAGCGGAGCAGGCTGCCGGCGATCCCCGCGGCGGCGTCGAGCAGCCCGCAGGCACCGCGTCCGCGCAGGCCCTGCGACCAGCGGTGCAGGTTGTCCGCGGTGTCCGGGCCCGCGGTACCGGCCGCGAGGCCGTACAGGGCCTTGCCGACGGCGGCGGTGCCGGAGACGCAGACCCCGCACTGTCGTGCGCTCTCGGCCGCGAGGTGGGAGGCGGCATCGGCGGCGGTGGTCACCGGGCAGCCGTCGGGGGTGAGGAAGTGGATCGCACCACAGCCCAGGGCGGTGCCCGCCGAGCCGAGTGCGTCGGGTTCGAGCGGGAGGTCCAGGGCGTGCGCGTCGACGAGTCCGCCGAAGAGTCCGCCCATCAGTGCTCCGGCAGCGTCGGGGCTCCCGTGGCGCGCAGCCAGTGTGCGCAGCGGGATCCCGTACGGGACCTCGGTGAGCACCGGCGCGGCCGGGCCGCCGGACAGTGTCACCAGGGTGCTGCGGGCGATGGCGCGCCGTTGGCCGGGCCGGGCGGCGGTGAGGGCGATCCGGGCGAGCGTCTCTACGTTGGACACCAGGGTCGGCGCACCGCCCACCCCCCGCTCGAAGGGGCGGGGCGGCTTGGCGGTGGGCAGGGCCGGCCCGCCGTCGATCCGGCGGACCACCGCCGTTTCCTCGCCGGCGACGTAGGTGTGGTCGGTCTCGACGACCTCCACGGGCAGCGGCGGCGGGTGCTCGGCCAGGGCCCGGCGCACGCTCTCGCCGGCGGCCGGGTCCGAGAGGTACACGAAGCCGCGTACGGCGCCGGTGACCGCGGCGGCGCGGACGAGACCGTCGAGGACCAGGTGCGGGCGGGCCCGCAGCAGCCAGCGGTCCTTGGCCGAGCCCGGTTCCCCCTCCTCGCCGTTCGCCACGACGACCGGGGAGCCGCGGCCGTGGCGTACGGAGCGCAGCTTCACGGCGGCCGGGAACCCGGCCCCGCCCCGGCCCCGCAGCCCGGAGGCGGCGAGGTGGGCGAGCAGCTCCTCCGGGCCCGTGGCATCGTCGTAGCCGCCGGTGGCGCGGTAGGCGTCGGCGCTCTCCGCGACGTGCGGTGACGCTCCGAGGACGGTGCCCGGCTGTTGTGACGCCGGTAGTCGGATGGTGGTCATCGGCCGGCTCCTGTTCCGGTGTGGGTGCGCAGGGCCCGTACGGCGCTCTCCAGCGCCGTACGGTCCTGCGCGGTGCGGCCGTATCCCGGTCCCGGGAGGCCGATGAGCATGTGGTGGTGGTCGAGGACGACCTCGGCCGCGAGCAGGGCGGCGGCGGGGTCGCCCGCCCGTGAGCCGGCGGCCACGCCGGTCACCAGGTCGGTGACCTCGGCGAGGTAGCGGAGCCAGCTGTGCCGGCCGCCGCGCAGGATCAGGCGCTCCACGCGGCGCCGCTCGGTGGCGGCCAGCTCCTCCTGTCGCCCGCCGGGCGCGCCGTGTGACGAGGCGCGCAGGGCGGCGACCGCCATGGGGAGTTCTCGCTCCGGTTCGGGGGTCAGTCCGAGCCAGTCCAGACGCCGACGACCGCTCATGCGTGCCTCCGGGAGATGGGATGCCGCCGCCGGCCCGGCGCCCGGTGGGAGCCGTGGGTGCGGCGGGGGGATCGGAGGGGATCGGGGGTGCGGGCCCGGGGGACCGGGCGGGCCGCACGGCTGCGTCCGCCCCGGTGAACAGGACGAATGCGGAGCAGTGCCGGTGCGGCGACAGGAAAGCACGTTTGCTGACCGATCGGTCAGGCAAGAATCACGCTAGCTGACCGATCGGTCAGTGAACAAGTCTTGACCCGGCGGAAATGAGCCAGCAATGTGGCTGTCCAATCGGTCAGCCCGGTCCCGGCGTCCCGCCCCGGCCGTCTGTCCGCCCCTGGGCCGTGCTGCCCTGCCGTGTTCTGTTTCGTCCTGCCTTGCCCTCGCCTCGCCATCGAACGCCGACACCGATCGCCGCACTCCGGCACGGAGGAGTCACCGATGCACTCAAGAGCTCCCGAAACACCGATAGGCCGCTCGGGCCGAACCGACGGCGCCGATGGCTCCGGCCGAACCGACGGCGCCGAGCGCACTGCCCGTGCCGGCCAGACCGGCCCACCGGGCCAGGCAGCCGCGCCCGAGGCCGCCGTGCCCGAGGCCCCCGCCCGGCGCGCCGCCCCCGGCGCGGCCACAGCCGGCGACGCCCCCGGGCCCGCCCTCCCGGCCCGCTACTACACCGATCCCGACACCGCCGCCGCGGAGACCCGGCACGTCTTCGGCCGGTCGTGGCAGCTCGTCTGCCACGAGTCCGACCTCCCGAACCCGGGGGCACGGCTCGCCGCCACCGTTGCGGACCGCGAGGTCCTGGTCGTCCGTACCGAGGACGGCGGCCTCGCCGCCCACCTCAACGTCTGCCGCCACCGCGGAACACGCCTGGTCACCACCCCCGAGCCGGACGGCAAGGCGATCCGCTGCCCGTACCACGGCTGGACGTACCGGCTCGACGGAAGCCTGGTCGGCGCCCCGGAGGCCCGTCAGATCCCCTGCCTCGACAAGCCGAAGCTCGGCCTGTTCCCGGCCCGCGTCGAGTCCTTCCTCGGCTTCGTCTTCGTCAACCTCGACCTCGACGCCGTGCCGCTCGCCGAGAGCTGCGCGGGCCTCGCGGAAGCGGTCGGCCACTACGCCGGAACCGACCTGGTGCCGGTCGGCCGCGCCCGCATCCACGACCTGGCCGCCGCCGAAGTGCAGCAGGCCAACTGGAAGGTGGCGGTCGACAACTACCTGGAGGGCTATCACGTCCCGGTCGCCCATCCCGGCCTGATGCGGCTGCTCGACTACCAGGGCTACACCTGCGAGATCGAGGAGTCCTACGCGCTCTTCGCCTCGCCGCTGCGCGACAAGCCGTCCTCGAACTGGGCCGAGCGCCTCTATCAGCGCATCGCCGCGCCCATGCCCGGCCTGGCCGAGGCCGATCGCCGCATCTGGCGGTACGCGGTGATCTACCCGAACACGCTCATCGACTTCTACCCCGACCACGTACTGGCCTGGACCGCCATCCCGACGGCGGTGGACCGCGTCGCCGTACCCGGCGCGTTCTACACCCGCCGCGGCACCAGCCTGCGCACCCGCCTCGCCCGGCGCCTGAACATCCACATCGGCTGGATCACCAACGACGAGGACGCCGAGCTGGTCGCGCGGGTGCAGAAGGGGCTCTCCACCCCCGGGTTCGAGCCGGGGCCGCTGTCCCGCCGGGAGTCCGCGGTCGGCTGGTTCGCCGGCCGCATCCGGGCCGACCTCGACGGCGCCGAGTCGTAACCGCCGCATCGGCACAAACGCACCATCGGACGCACCACCGTTAGCCCGCATCACCGCAAGCCCGCATCACCGGCACGACCGCATCACCCCGCACGACCGCACGTGCGCAACGCAACGCGGACCCGCACACCCCGCCCCGCGCCCACCGCACCGACCGAGCCCCCACGCACCGCTCGTTCCCGCCGTCCCCCTGCGGCCCTACGGAGAGGACCCCATGTCCCCCGAGGCACTCCCCCCGACCAGACGCTCCTTCCTCCGCGCCGGCACCGCCGCCGCCCTCGCCCTGACCGCAGCAGGCTGCGGCTTCGCCACCGATGACGCCCGGGCCGGCAGCGCCACCGCCGAAGCACCCATCGACGTCAAGGTCGACGGCGACCTCGTCTACTTCAACTGGGCGGACTTCGTCGACCCCACCGTCTTCGAAGGCTTCCAGAAGGAGTACGGCGTCAAGGTCGTCCAGTCGAACTACGACTCCATGGAGGGCATGGCCGCCAAACTCAACGCCGGCAACCGCTACGACATCATCTTCCCCACCGCGAAGTGGGCGCAGCGTCTCGCGGCCGGCGGCCGGCTGCGCACGATCGACCACTCCCGGCTGCGGGGCGCGGAGGCCGTGTTCGGCGGCTACGACTATTTCGCCGACCCCTGGTACGACGCCCGTTCCGCGCACACGGTCCCCTTCAC is drawn from Streptomyces sp. NBC_01232 and contains these coding sequences:
- a CDS encoding ferredoxin — its product is MKLLLDSTRCQGYGLCQEPAPDLVELDEWGYANVIAVAVPAGTEDAARACVDSCPNSALRVEG
- a CDS encoding aromatic ring-hydroxylating oxygenase subunit alpha, which produces MHSRAPETPIGRSGRTDGADGSGRTDGAERTARAGQTGPPGQAAAPEAAVPEAPARRAAPGAATAGDAPGPALPARYYTDPDTAAAETRHVFGRSWQLVCHESDLPNPGARLAATVADREVLVVRTEDGGLAAHLNVCRHRGTRLVTTPEPDGKAIRCPYHGWTYRLDGSLVGAPEARQIPCLDKPKLGLFPARVESFLGFVFVNLDLDAVPLAESCAGLAEAVGHYAGTDLVPVGRARIHDLAAAEVQQANWKVAVDNYLEGYHVPVAHPGLMRLLDYQGYTCEIEESYALFASPLRDKPSSNWAERLYQRIAAPMPGLAEADRRIWRYAVIYPNTLIDFYPDHVLAWTAIPTAVDRVAVPGAFYTRRGTSLRTRLARRLNIHIGWITNDEDAELVARVQKGLSTPGFEPGPLSRRESAVGWFAGRIRADLDGAES
- a CDS encoding acetate--CoA ligase family protein gives rise to the protein MPSDDMPRDGIPGDDMPRDLTALFDPRSVAVVGASDDPAKYGHAVASQALRAPDRRPVHLVNRRGGTVLGRTAAPSLSALGEPVDLVVISVPGAGFEAAVDEALACGAKALVAITAGFAEAGPAGLARQRAIAERVRAAGAVLVGPNCLGIADNTTELYLASDRFAPGGVALLSQSGNLALELQLRGEPHGLGFSRFVSLGNQADVTLVDLVQDCARHEATSAIAVYAEDFGDGRAFAAAAAAAGKPVVLLTAGRGAASARSAQSHTGALTTSSDVVAAACRDAGVELVRTPREMTVVLAALGAGARTSGRRTAVLTDGGGHGAIAADAAEDAGLGVPELGAPTQDALRGVLWEQSSVGNPVDLAGMGEQRPLSYADTARELLAADEVDAVLMTGYFGGYAASEGGLGGGPSGGSVLADGETAAAKEIVAHLTGVPKPLVVQSMYPQSPSCRVLAEAGVPVFAATEDAARALAAMTGRAAAGTGGVPPLPAAAEPLRDPGYHGVRALLGAAGVPFPAAREITDEAGLLAAAAEFDGPYVLKALHLLHKSDAGGVALRLADRDALLAAYREMHARLGAPAYSVEAMADLTDGIELIVGVNQDPRFGPVALVGLGGVLTETLRDVAFALAPVPARRAEALLRGLRSAALLDGVRGRPAVDVAAAAAVIERITTVAAAHPEIAELEVNPLLVRPDGALALDARAVLG
- a CDS encoding NADH-ubiquinone oxidoreductase-F iron-sulfur binding region domain-containing protein; translated protein: MTTIRLPASQQPGTVLGASPHVAESADAYRATGGYDDATGPEELLAHLAASGLRGRGGAGFPAAVKLRSVRHGRGSPVVVANGEEGEPGSAKDRWLLRARPHLVLDGLVRAAAVTGAVRGFVYLSDPAAGESVRRALAEHPPPLPVEVVETDHTYVAGEETAVVRRIDGGPALPTAKPPRPFERGVGGAPTLVSNVETLARIALTAARPGQRRAIARSTLVTLSGGPAAPVLTEVPYGIPLRTLAARHGSPDAAGALMGGLFGGLVDAHALDLPLEPDALGSAGTALGCGAIHFLTPDGCPVTTAADAASHLAAESARQCGVCVSGTAAVGKALYGLAAGTAGPDTADNLHRWSQGLRGRGACGLLDAAAGIAGSLLRSFPGLVRSHLAAPCPVCADAAPADGRHRLTVAVPQVAGACPRPARVPAPPPAASPTTIPLPALKGTP